A window of Phacochoerus africanus isolate WHEZ1 chromosome 11, ROS_Pafr_v1, whole genome shotgun sequence genomic DNA:
GAGGCTCTAAAAATCCTTAATGTCTAACTCAATATCtgataataacaatgaaaatgacCAAGTCAAAAGTTATTGATAACTTTTAATGTACCAGGCATTCTTTTAAGACGTTTGTACATAACCTGTCTGATCTAGTCCAGTCCCTTGgctttttaatgttatatatgCCCTGATGATTCAGAAAATAAAGTCAAGCCAGACCTTTCCGCTGAACACCAAACTCATATATTCAATTTTCTACTTAACAAATCCATTTATTCAaataatagacataaaaattaaaatgtgcaagatagaaaaatatatccCAAACCTGCTTCTCCATCACTGCTATTAATCCAAACCTCAGCACATATCTTCCATCCTTCCCTGCCATTCTTTCTCAGACGCCCATATCCAGCCTGTAAACAAATGTCACccatcccagattttttttttctgccgaCTTTCTTAATATCTCCATCATCACCAGGCTGACCCAATATATTATCTCTCAGCTGAAACACATGTTGTACCTTATCTGATTTCCCTGAATCTACTTCTTCATTCTTTAATGAACATTCTTGACAGAGTAACCAAAGCCTGAGAGATCCTTTTAGAACTGCAAATAACACTCTATATTCTGCAAACTCTCCAACATTGCCTTATCATGCCTAAAATGAGACACACAGATTTTACCAAGAACTgcatctggcacagagctccACCAACAGCCTCCACTTACCATTGTCTTCCTGGCTCTGTCTAGTCCAGCAACACTGGCCTCCTGGTGCACCTCCAACAAGCCAAGCTCTCAGAGCCTTTACACTTGATGTTCCCTCCGCACAGAGCATTCTTTTTCCCTCAGTTTTATCTAGATGtgattgacatataacactgtattagttttaggtacaCAAAATgatgatacatgtatatatcacAAAGTTATTATCacactaagtttagttaacacATGCTGCCTCACttaattacaattttttcttgaaatgagaacttttaagatttactctcttagcaactttccaaTATGcaacacagtattgttaactgtagtcaccatgctgtacattatgtCCTCAGGACTTctatcttataactagaagtttgtaccttttgacccctttACCCATTTCATCCAGAACAATCTTTATCCAGATACTGATATGGGTGTCCCTCCACTGTTTTGCAACCTGGCCCCCACACACAGAGGATGAGGAGAGACTAAAGAAAGAGGCAGATTACTTTAGATTGGTAGGTCGCAGGTTGAATAAACAAAGGGACTTTTGAGGCTTGTCTTGGGCGGCCCCATAGTAGTAGATATTGACCCCGCCCCTCGCCCCCATACCAGAATCTTAAACATTTATCTAgaggaatatttttctttatttttttaaaggctgcacctgtggcatatggaagctcccaagctaggggttgaattggaactgcagctgccagcctacaccacagccacagcaatgcaggatacgagccacatctgcaacttacactgcagcttgtggcaatgccgggtccttaacccactgagctaggtgaAGAATCAAACTAGCATccacatggacactatgtcaagttcttaacctgctgagccacaatgggaactcctatctagaGGTTTTCATGGGTTCACTCACATATCATACATCATCCAAATGGTCTCAACAATGCATTGCTCTCTCAAGACTGTGTCCTTGAAAATGGCTCCCACCATGGGAACAGAGGGACGAACATACATTCCAAGCATAGGCAAGGGGGTAAGAGGCCTCTGATGGCCCTGGTGCCACTTGCAGTTCATCCAGGGGCCACCTCCTCCTGATGACCTCCTCTAACAGTCCCTCATGTCATTCAGGACTCAGCTCAGGTGCACCTCTCTAGAGAGTCCTCCTTGACTACCCTCTCTAACTACCAACCTCTGCCCTTATACTTCTTAATTTCTTCACAATGTTTATAATTACTTGACTCTAAATTccatatctactttttttttagtttattgacCTTCCCCATTAAAATGTACGCTTTTTGAGAGCAGGAATTTGTCTTattcaatattatatattaatcaCATAGAAGATTCTCAATAGGTAGCTGTTgggtaaataaacaaaataaccaGAAATGATTACTATCTCTGTTTATAGTTGAAGAAACCAGAGTTTATATAGGAGAAGTAACTTATTCAAGGTTACATAGCTAGGAGATGTGAAAATGAATCCAGTTTGATATAACTTAATAAACCCAGCTCTTGACTACCTCGCAAAGACCAAAACATAACTATAATATAAGAAATTATAACATATGCTCTAAGAGAGTCAAGGTgtctttaagaagaaaaactaagagaaaaagtaacatgaattagaaaaagtTTCATGGGGGATGATACTTTTAAATTAGTTTTGAGAAGATATGGGTCttcatcttttaatatttataggtatgagaaaaattatagatAAAATTGGAGAAGTCTGTGAAGCACTGATACATCTTATTCGACCTATCCAGAACATCATTTTGATTTTGGAAACTTTAGAGAAAAAGTCTGTTCACATGATATCCAAGGAACCTAGAAATGATATGCTATTTTTCAGAGGACCTCTCCCTACTGGCTACAAAGTTTCATTAGTGTCCACTCAGTCTTTGTATTCTTGACCTTGTTTCATCCCAGCCTTTGTAACTAGAggcctattttcttattttcttcaaagaagaaatatttttatttcacatcacATCCCAGATATGAAAAGTTACATGGAAGAGTTTGTATTATcagctgttgttgttgttactgttgttatcTAACAGGTTTAAAATGTAGGAATTGGGTATCACAATTCTTATagaattgtgtgtgtgcacatgcaaatttttcctttttgtttttccacctTAATGGTATTGAAGGGATAACACTATCTAACTTAAACATGAGAATAAATGCTTTAAATGCTTCTCAACATCTAATAgactattttaatatattcttacTAACAACAGGAAGAAATACTAGAGAAAGTACTTTAACAGTTATAATAACAAGAGTAGCATAATAACTAAAGCTGCACAGAAATAACAGTAATGTGCTCAGGTTCAGAAAAATACACTGGTTAACAGGGcaaattggtttttttaaataacaaaacagaaaaagataagaaTTCTATATTGAATACAACTGTATTTAGCTTGGAATACTCACACAAATTAAGCTTTAAAATAGTGAAGATAATATTGCTTTCAAATTTTGTGATTTTGGGCAAGTATTTACTTaacctctttttctgtctctcagccaagaaaaagcaaaggaaaagtcaaaaaagcagaagaaaccaAACTCTTTTAAGACTGGAATCTGGGACTGAATAAGCAAATTAAAGATGCTAAAGCCAAGGGGGGAAATTCAGGAGATACCAGTAAGAGAGAGGTTATATTTTGATACATCAGACGGGAAGAGATTGTCGCAGACTGAATATCAACAAAACAGGGCAGCAGCTCTATAGAAAGTTTCTCTAAAGGTGTCTGAATTACAAAAGGGTGCTTTTCCATTTACAGGAGTATCTAATATTCAACTTATGGAAACAAAATGATTTTCACATGTAAATGTCACATGGGAGTAATAAAAACTGAAGCCAAGTGAAGGATAAACATCTTGATAAGGGCTTCAATCAAAAGTAGATTTTAGTCTCTTGTTTCCTGAAATTCTGTGTCTGTTAGAAAGTATATCATTCATCAGATCTTGGATCATTAAATCCTGCCAGATGACAGCATTTGTCTAATAAAAACCTCTTCCCCAAACCACCCTGGTTTCCAAGAATGGAAACCAGAAATCATTCTTTGGTAACTGAATTTATCTTAGAGGGGTTAACAGACCAGGCAGGTCTCcagcttcctctcttcttcctgtttctAATGATTTACATGGTCTCCATGGTGGGAAATGTGGGCTTGGTCTTTTTAATCAGGATCAGTTCTCAGCTTCACACACCCATGTATTATTTCCTCAGTAATTTGTCCTTCATAGATCTCTGCTATTCCTCTGTCATAATTCCCAAGATGCTGGTTAACTTCATATCGCGGAGGaatttcacttccttttctgAGTGCATGGTTCagctctttttcttctgcttctttggcATTGATGACTCCTACATGTTGACAGCCATGGCATATGATCGCTATGCTGCCATTTGTCACCCCTTGCTCTACAATGTTACCATGTCCCATAGAGTCTGCTTGCTACTAGTCACCAGTGTGTATGTAGTGGGAGCTGCGGGAGCCTTGGTTCACACCAGCTACATATCTAGTCGTTCCTTCTGTGGAACTAATGTCATCCACCATTACTTCTGTGACATCCTTCCTCTCCTGAATATATCTTGCTCAAGAGACTACATTATGGAACTTTCAGTGATGATTCTGGTTGGATTCAATGTCTTTGCATGTGCGTTAGCCATCTTCATCTCTTATACCTTCATTCTTTCCAGCATCTTGTGCATCCGCTCAGCTGAAGGCAGGTCCAAAGCTTTCAGTACCTGCAGTTCTCACCTTGCAGCTGTTGGGGTCTTCTATGGCTCTATcatcttcatgtattttaaacCATCTACCAGTGACACAACACAGGAGAAGGTGGCCTCTGTGTTTTATAACACAGTGATTCCTATGCTTAACCCCATTATCTACAGCCTTAGGAACAAAGATGTCAAAGAATCCTTTAAAAAACTTCTGAGTGGTGAGATACCTTCCAGGTCTGTTTAGAAaacatcactttttaaaagaaatagcacAAATAGATCTCATGTTTTATTTCAGCTTGTTTTGAAAAGTAACTAGTTTGAAATAAAGGGACATCTTAAACTGAAATGTCTCAATGACTTATTTTTGGTGACCCTCAATTCCTCTTTACATGCCCCTATTCCTAATACCCAGTTCTTTTACTCTCATTAGTCTCCTTGCTACTCAGAAaaccaacttctttttttccacctagagaaaatattttgttttcaagatataataaaattgctcttaaaactgagaaaatctgTAAAGCCGTAAAACTCAAGATTCTAAAAATTGAATGACAGAAGAAACATTTCTTAACCTGAACACTTTTAAGTCTATGGATATCTCAGAACCCTTCCTTTGCATAATTTTTCTTGCTAAACTGAACGTTCCCAATCAAACCTATTTTAAAGTTGCAGTGTTTAAAAAATGGCTGAATAGTTATTTCaggtatttgcattttaatatacAACATGGTTATAGAAGCAATGCACATTCCTtagtaaaaaattttaacagaatCTAGtaagtaagaagaaatagtaCTTTTGTAAGACTTCTAGCCATTGTTATAACCATCAAAAATGATATGGGTCTTGTGGAAGCCTCAGACAGAGTGGGGGTTTGGATGGGCATTGCACAAAGGGAGagaatgatttctaattttaaatattcattgtatttttatttacatattttctttcaagCTAACTGCATACTTTAACTTCTTTAAGTTGGTTCTCAAGAACGCTTTCTTCTGGGTGATTTCTTTAATTATTCCCTATTTATTCTCTCACCATTCAGAATAATTCCTTACCCTCACTACACCATTATAATTTATTCATCCAGTCAGTTaatcaataaatcaatatttGCTGGACAACTATGTGCCAGATAGTCAAAAATTCCTACCCTtatagggaaaaaataatgaacaagaAAACATGTACTGCGCCCAATTCTGATAAGTGCTGTGGAGTAAACTAAAGCAGAGAAAGGTGCTGGGTGCTGGTGTGATGCAaggctttctctttttaaattaaaaaaaaattattagaatatagtAGGTTTACAATATATTGTTAGTTTCgtgtgtactgcaaagtgattcatttatacatatacatatattcactatttttcagattcttttttcgtattcataattaaagaatattgagtagtTCCCTATAGTATAAGTctttgttggttacctattttataaatagtgttCTGAatatgttaaccccaagctcctaatttatacTTCCCCTCATGTTTCTGCTTTGGTTACCATAAACTTGCCTTTGAAATCTGTCAGTCGccttctattttgtaaataaattcacctctatcatttttattaggttccacatataaatgatatcatatggtatttctctttctgtgtctgatttacttcacttagtatgataatctctatgtctattcatgttactgtaaatggcattatttcattcttttttatggttgagtactattccattatatatatgtatctcatcGTTTCTAtatattcctctgttgatggacatttaggttgcttccgtgttttggttattgtaaatagtgctgcggtgaactttggagtgcatatatcttttggaattatggttttctcttggtggagtgggattgctagatcatatggtagttctaagtttcttaaaaacctccatactgttctccactgtggttgtaccaatctacattcccaccaacagtgtaggagggtccccttttatccataccctctccagcatttattttttgtagacttttttgatgatggccaataCACCTGTTGTGAGGTAATAACTCATTGGACtttccatttgcttttctctaataattagtgatgttgtgcatctttttatgtgcttttggcCGTCTGATGCAGAATAACATCAACTAATAGAATGCAAAAGAAATGATATGATTAGAAACTTATCATGTTGCAATGACCATACCAATAACTGAATTATGTAAAAACATCAATGGAAACTAAAATAAGTGGGTAAAAAAGAACTTCCCTCTTAAGGCAATAAGAATAAGACAGACccaaaaatctcaaaatatcatATCACAGATTACTCATTCATAACAAAGGGAAAGGAGTACCTTACAATAGCAAATTCTAGTGGTTAACCATCTTAACCAAATGATTAAGTTTAACAGCAAAAATAATGGGACAAGTTGATGTCATGTGCCTTCTGCTgtgtttttcttaaagaaataaatcaatgtcaCCCAAATAGCTACCTGAGCGAAAAATACTGAACCTGAAATCAATCATGAGGAATCagacaaatcaaaactgaaaaataatctctaaaataactatgttctttttaaatgccaatgtcataaaagaaaaaggctGAGAAAAAAAGGCTTTTAGTTATGTATACAAAAGGAAATATCAATTAAATGACAgctcttaacaacaacaacaaaaataacctaTAGCACACAGTATTGAGGCAACAGAGGACATTTAAATGTAGATtttatgttcatcagtaaaactgaatcaatgttaatttcctgagtATAATAGTTGTACTATGGTTATATAGTAGAAGGTCTCCATTCTCAGGAGACTTAGGCTGAATTGTTCAGGGATGAAGTGTCATGATGTGTGCATTCATCTCTTAGATGGTAGAACACTGCCTGTTTGCATGTGTGCGAGtgtgggtatgtgtatgtgtgcatgcagtGTCCCTGAAGGAAAgtaaatgtggcaaaatgttaacaatggtAAATCCAGGTGAAGAGTACAGAGATGATcattgttctatttttgtgaCGTTCTGTACATTATAAATTGTTCACAACAAGAAGTGGCAAAGGAAATAATCACTCTGCTCTCTGGCAAATGAAACGAAGCAAAATATGTCTGGAAACAGGGAGATCATTTAGGACATGACTATGTTAATCCAGGTGAGAGATAAGAGTGACAAGGCCCAGGATGAACATAGGGAATATGTGAGAAGAGATGAGATTCTCAATATAACTTGAAGTCAAGTCTTGATGTTTGATGGATTAGATGTAAATTGCTATAGGAAGAGTATAATGAAAGATGGCTCCAATGTCTTTGGCCTTGGCAACTGGAAGGACAGAGTTGCAATTTCAAAAAACGGAAAATTGTGGGAAGAGATTAGACAAGTGTGCATTTACTCCACATAGGATGGTCATGTTCCCccttattagggaaaaaaaaaattccttgaggCACAAagagttttgtgtatttttatttgtatactaGAAATACTATTAGAAATATCTGTCAAAAATAGAGCAAAATATTCTGGACTTTAGGAAGGAGATGTAAACAATGCCAAGGGAAGCAGGGAAAGTGAGTGGGTTTTGGCTGAGGACCgtctcagttatacacatactcACACAGTTCTGAAGGAAATATATTACTTACATAGGGTTCACAGTCAACTCAGAGCTCTGCTCTTGAAAGCAGATTTGACCAAAACTagactataaaacaaaaatatggacCAGTGttgaaaatagaatgaaaagataaaactgaaataacATATTTTCCCTCTAGTGTTTTGGCTTCTTCactccagaagaagaaaataattatactaGGACTTAGGAAATCTGAACAGATCTAGTCCAAAATAACTCTGCAATCATGGACCACTTTCTATGTCTCTCTGAGGTTCAGTTACGTTAAGTTTCATAAATGCTTTTCTTTCAGGTGGCTAGGAAAAAAGAGGTGCAGTCTTCTGAAACATGAATTCATAGGAGTCTATCCATCTCTTTCACAGTACTTATTGCAACTTTAATTAAACACTTAATTCTGACAGTAATTGGATAATATCTGTCCACTCCTTCAGAATGTAAGATTTACTACAATAAGAGCCATGTCTCTGTTGTAGGTCTTTCTATCTCTAGTACCTGGAGCAACAATGACACATGGTTGTTCAAAccatatttactgaatgaataaatgaatttaataataAGAATtataagcataaataaataaatatgaatagagGAAATGTATGCAGCCAAACTCCTACGTACATATATTCTTCTCCTCTGGGAATATCCTTATCTGATCTGTTTCAATATACTTCTTACACCTCTCCAAAAGTTTTACCCAGCTGCCTGAGCTAGATATGTTCATACCCCTAGACCACAATACAAGGAGGAGGctagagaaaaaagacaaattatcacTTAACAATTATGCTTCAAAAATATTACAAGTGAAGTTATTAAGTGCCACCTTTACAGATGTTATCTCATGTCATCCTTACAAAACCTCCGGGATCAAGGCTCTCATTTTTCTAAtggcaaataaatggaaaaattcagaTTCAGAGGGAATAAGTAGTTGTTCAAGATCTCAGCCAGTAAAGCAAAACAAGGACAGATTCAATCCCAGTCTCTAGGATTCTAAAGCCCAAACTTTGTATTATGTTAACTTAAAACTtcgctgtttttgtttgtttgtttgtttgtttgtttgttttgtatttttgctattttttggggaagctctcgtggcatatggaggttcccagcctaggggtcgaatcggagctgtagccaccggcctacaccacagccacagcaacgtgggatccgagccgtgtctgcaacctacaccacagctcacagcaacgccagatccttaacccactaagcaagcccagggattgaacccgcaatttcatggttcctagtcggattcgttaaccactgagccacaacgggaactcctatgatgaaGATGATAGTTTTGTACATTTATACTCTATGTACaaacactttaaattttcttaCCTAACTTACTGAATAAACTGGATATTATCAAAATGCAGAAAACTCTAGAAAAATAACATAGATCTTTAAAGGTAGTGAGGCATGGTTAATACAACCTAccattttcttcattataaaacCTGAGACTCAGAAAGATTAACATTTACCCAAGGCCATAAACCTGGTAAACAGTAAAAATAGGATGCAAACCCATGTTTTCTGCAGTCAAGTGCAGTAATTTTTCCATCACTCCACTAtgccttttcaaattagaattcaTAACTACCACCTTCCTATTGATATGTTCAGATGCTAAGCTTTTTCAAATAAAGTTCATGATCAATACTCCGTTCATCCTAAGAACCCCTTGATCTGGTGCTGTCAATCTTCCTGTTCTCCATGGATAACACTCTCCAGTGATCACCATAATCTAACCACCaaactcattttcttctctgagataGAAAATCATTCCATCCTTCATTCTGTCTCCAGCTTAGAATACCCCATGCCATGATCCTCACATGCCTAGAATATTCTTGATACTGTTATCCCACTTTTAACATCACCTCTTCGGAAAAGTCTTTCCTGATCACTCAGTCTAAATGGCCTCAAATAGTCGTATCATCCAGTTTTCTTTTCAGCTACCAAATATTTCCTgttaatttgttttattgtttgttctgatagggatggagtatgcacaagtagttgtagaagtcccaataagttGTAGAagaccatagataaagagggaaacttaagggactttgggagatcactgcaATTAACAGagtgctcaaaaaagccatctgAACAAGATAGCCTTGCTTGACTAGGAGAGGTgggagaattgcctcaggtcattgcgTGGGAATGGGATGAAGCCTGCATTCTGATTCataccaagggcaggagtttgtgGGCcagaccgcccttctgctgatttgaatacacatcttaccagacaccaaggaggagctactactcccagaaaggaagaggtggtcttttccaagccccactccccttggatgataaaactgtagcccactgggtcctcagggcagagcttctgtgcctgcccacttgcatcccTCACAAGCcttctatcttaataaatctatttcttgccaatcactttgcctcttgctgaattccttctgtgaggaggcatgaagaacctgaacctcggtaagtccagacactgggtgagtgattctaatttaaaactatgggttcaagtcccaaactGGCTTTAGCCTGGATTcgagtcccagcacatgggttcaagtcccaatctgtgttctggctaggttcagaccattatgctgtcagtttcacttctATCCTTCTAAAATGTCTTCTCTGTGAAAGCAGGGTCTTTGCTGTACTTACAATGCAAATGACAACAATTTACAATAACAGAACGCAAATCAGTTATTGCCTGAGGACAGAGGACAAACAAACAATTTTGagacagaataaaaattttttttttgctctttagggccaaacttgctgcatatggaggttcccaggctaggggtccaattggagcagtagccactggcctatgccatagccacagtcacagcactgccagatctgagctctgctac
This region includes:
- the LOC125111821 gene encoding olfactory receptor 8D1-like, with the translated sequence METRNHSLVTEFILEGLTDQAGLQLPLFFLFLMIYMVSMVGNVGLVFLIRISSQLHTPMYYFLSNLSFIDLCYSSVIIPKMLVNFISRRNFTSFSECMVQLFFFCFFGIDDSYMLTAMAYDRYAAICHPLLYNVTMSHRVCLLLVTSVYVVGAAGALVHTSYISSRSFCGTNVIHHYFCDILPLLNISCSRDYIMELSVMILVGFNVFACALAIFISYTFILSSILCIRSAEGRSKAFSTCSSHLAAVGVFYGSIIFMYFKPSTSDTTQEKVASVFYNTVIPMLNPIIYSLRNKDVKESFKKLLSGEIPSRSV